GGGTAAGCTGTAGGTTAAATGCACCATACCTTGCTTCATTACCACCAGAGTGCATGGGAATGAAATAACTGGGCTTCAGGATATCAAGAGTTTTATAAACACCAATTCTGACGGCTTCATTATCACCAAAATTGCATCCACTGATGGGCATAAATGCCAGGTCAATATCTTTATTTAATGATTTGATATATTCAATTTCAGGGAGATAGTCACCACTGAGATCACGTTCTCTATTCGCATGGTCACCAGGATGGAAAATAACCAGTCCATCTACTTCCACCAGGAAGCCGACCCCAGTATCATTTGAATATATGGGATATATCTCAAAGTTATCTCTCAGGAATGGCTCACGCGCATTGAGAAGGGTGATCTCCTCTTCTACAGGGGGTTGAAATCCAAAAAAGTATTCAACATTGGGAAGATCAGCAAATTCAAAAATTCTCTGGTCATAGTGATCTTCATGTTCATGAGAAACGAGGAAAGAGACAGGTTTATCGCCCTCAAGAAATTTACGTGTTATGAATCCTGATCTGATGGAAGATCCTGCGGGAGGATCAGTTCTTTTCCAATAATCAAAGATCAGGATGTGATCACTGGTTTCTAATACCCAGCCGCTATGACCTGTATAGATAACCCGGCAATCATCAGAACCAATATCCTGCAAATCAGCAGAGACAGTGGCAGGCTTTGCTCCATATTTCAAGAGCAGAGACTGGATATTTTCATATCCATATCTGCTGGCAAGGTCAAGAGGAGTCATATTATCAGAATCAAGGGAGTTATAATCAGCACCCGATTCGAGAAGATATTCTGCTACATAAAAATATCCACCAGCAGCAGCGTAATGCAGAGGAGTTCTGCCCTTCCTTACATCTGGTTTATTGAGTTCTGCTCCATATTCAGCAAGCAGTTTCAGCATTTCCAGACTACCATTTTCAGCAGCCTTGTGTGAAGGCATCTGAGTGATAGAATGATGCCATTCATTTAAGCAGCCAAAGTTAGGGTCAGCACCATTTTCCAGGAATATCTTAACGAATTCCAGGCTATCCTGCTGAA
This sequence is a window from Candidatus Stygibacter australis. Protein-coding genes within it:
- a CDS encoding ankyrin repeat domain-containing protein: MSKIILLSLMVLCLFAVLPATIIHTMIDDGDIDGIKKELTSKPDLLEEKNENVLSPLNYAACEGNLEMVQLLISLDADVHSGDLEGSQPLINAAAMGYLEITRYLVEHGAEIDRKDNNDVTALSFALARNYSEIASYLINQGANPNLTKMSSLPGLFYPVINGDLPLVKLMIENKAVIDTTHVSGITPFFSACTRGNLEIIKYLIEQGADFKKEDDQGRTPLFWAAMRGQSVCVEYLITSGADVNKANNEGETPIFMAICDLTTLKLLQENGGDIQGLNDAGSNALINIGWNGNAEALTYLVTQVDVNQFNEYGTSGFYFAIQQDSLEFVKIFLENGADPNFGCLNEWHHSITQMPSHKAAENGSLEMLKLLAEYGAELNKPDVRKGRTPLHYAAAGGYFYVAEYLLESGADYNSLDSDNMTPLDLASRYGYENIQSLLLKYGAKPATVSADLQDIGSDDCRVIYTGHSGWVLETSDHILIFDYWKRTDPPAGSSIRSGFITRKFLEGDKPVSFLVSHEHEDHYDQRIFEFADLPNVEYFFGFQPPVEEEITLLNAREPFLRDNFEIYPIYSNDTGVGFLVEVDGLVIFHPGDHANRERDLSGDYLPEIEYIKSLNKDIDLAFMPISGCNFGDNEAVRIGVYKTLDILKPSYFIPMHSGGNEARYGAFNLQLTQDEYNLDKFSAKDPGDRFIYSY